TCATAGCAGATGAAGAGCTCAAGTGCCCCTAGAATCTCGAGTAACCCTTGCGTAACTTCGTTTTGGATACTGTAGCAGCGTTGTTGGCAAGCGTCAATCCCTCAAGGTGATCGCTACTGCTACCGCTCGCTTCAtcccggctggaagaatcgcggaactcctcGACAATTTCCCAGTCGAAACACCTATAATAAACCAAATAAGGGAAAAGGAAGTCTAGTAGCCTCTCCACCGTAGTCAGTAAGCTTTGCGCTAATGTAAAGGTCCTGTCAAACCCAAAAAGGCATATCGGCCGTGTTGAAATCCAATTCTATGGCTATGCCTCCTAGGATCCGAAAAAATGCGCGAGCTATATCAACAGTTTACATTGCACCTTTCTACTGAGaagccaaacgatgtgttacctgacggctgcgcaaaatgccaaaagacggAGTGGCATGAACAAGGCACTGGGCCAGATGAAATAAACacgctgatgctaaaacacctaggctcTACGGGAGTAAGCTTTTtaaccaaggtcctcaacctgtggaaagtcggaaaacTGGTCCCACTACGGAAACCTGAGAAACGTGCCTACAAAGGGGACAAGTTCATCGCCTAAACCAAAAGCCACCCTGTGAGAGGACGATTGcattggacttgtcaaaagtcAACCACACAACGTAACTTGAGGACATTGAACAAGCCACGCTCCCTTCAGGGTTGAagaggtggactatgaactacctgtgCGTTCGGAAATTATCCGTACTGTTTCAAGGTCATAACtccaaactaaaaataattaaaaaggatTCCGCCGGGTGGTTTCCTTTCGCcgttactgtttaatttctataattcaaaactccctcaaccaccagagggaatttctATCACCTCGTACACACGATATTGAAGTCGGACAATGGAGTAGATGACAATGATGTGTTCAAAATTAAACGGCTATTTCTCCGACCTTTCTACCTTCCTCTCCGAAAGGAGCTTAACACTCCCAAAAAATCGACATTTATTCACTACCTGGAccaaggagtacagactggatctaaacattACGGTCGATGGCATTAAAATTTCAACTGTCAATAATTCTAAGATTTTGGCTGTAACCTTTGACAGCCTGTGCACTTTCTCTCACAATAGATGacctcaaaatttaaaaaaatcagcaaaatagtacataaaataatataaattttcagaagcgcatgtatattatatacatataaatatctacTAACTAGTATCTACACTCATGCGGATGTAACGGTACCCCAGTTATTAACTCCAATTATTACCTACAACTCTCCTTTGATTTGATTCATTAAAGCAATACAATTCATTTCAATATGtcgataaatcaaaaaaaataaggCAGTGTAACGACATAACGGAAATTTGCAAGTCGTATTTTATCGCTATTTAACCGAAGCATAACAAAATGAACAAGCTCACGAAAAAGAGGGTTACAAAGTGCAGTAAAGTACAGATAATATAGGAAATGTGATTCGTGTTATGTTCAGTTTACGAATGATAAAACGACCACGAAGTAAggcacatacgagtatgtaccaAAAGTTTAGCGAAATTAATACGAGCagtaaaaaggaaaaataaatgAGCTCAATATAATTAGGAATGAATTGCCGGGTGTGTTTATTTGATaaatggatgtatgtatgtatgtacctatgtggGAAATCAAATTGTCAAATAATTGAACCAAAATTTTGAGGCTCTTACAAGATATTACACTCAACTTATCTCAAATTCTTTTGTTATCGCGTAACAATAAATCCGGATAGTAATAAGTATTGAATAGGACGCGCTTAGGTGCAGAAAAACAAATCCATTTTATAAgagaaaattggattaaaattATACAGTTTTGACActgaatttgtttattaaacatcatttattgtattttgctCCAAAACTAATATGTGCTACATAAAGTGAGCGCTATATGCggaatatatcaatatatatacatatttgtttttctaaaatttattctAGAAAGACGGTGGGGTTAAAATTGAGATTCATTGGGAAAAAGGCGTGTCGTTGTACGCTAATATGGTCAATTTTCAATCCCTCACTGGCTCTCAGTGGTTCTCATTGGATTTTCCTGGTTCTCAGTGGCTCTCCTTCATTTTCAGTGACTCTCTCtgtatctttttatactctcgcaacctgttgctacagagtataatagttttgttcacctaacggttgtttgtatcacctaaaactaatcgagttagatatagggttatatatatataaatgatcaggatgaagagacgagttgaaatccgggtgactgtctgtccgtccgtccgtccgtccgtgcaagctctaacttgagtaaaaattgagatatctttatgaaacttggtagacatgtttcttggtaccgtgagacggttggtattgcagatgggcgtaatcggaccactgccacgcccacaaaacgccattaatcaaaaacaaataacttgccataactaagctccgcaataagatacaagactgttatttggtacacaggatcacattagggaggggcatctgcagttaaaacttttttttaaaaagtgggcgtggtcccgcctctaataggtttaatgtgcatatctcctaaaccgctagtgctacaccattttaaataccacttgattctttcactttccactatgcaaatcaagcaacaatgattatatcggcgtaaaactttgcgtgaataatacgtttaaagtatgccaccttgcggccaaaaaatgtctaaatcgaaccaaaactgttcaaacccctaagtactaaatatgtggaccccagtgcctttagttgaccttctaccgaaaatatcagtaaatccacaaagaaatctcaaacgagtataccatttgactttgcgagagtataaaatgttcggttacatccgaacttagcccttccttacttgttgtagttgtatttatttgttttattgtcTCCACCAATCAACACAACGTTTTTTTAaagttgccacatatttttatCATTTGGGCGCTTAAGACACCCTTGGTCGAATATTTGAGCTGACCCAGTTAGTTCTCTTTCTAAACTCAGACTCAACATTATTTTAAACTTGAATATTACTCTTATACTCTTTCGTTCCTATAACATGTAAATCGGGTCCTTCACACTCAACACGTTTCCCAAATTTAGTTCACTGTAAGTACTCTCGTGGCATATTATGAATGCCGAATGAACTTGCGTCGTGAATCGGAGCTAGTCCAAACGTTTTGCAGTTGGAGTTTCCAATCATTTATATAGAATTTGAAACATTATTAAGAGATTAGTTTAAATTTGATGACTCTCACTGGTGCTTtctttgatatataatatatattaagcaGCTCCGTTCCTCTCAATTTGAATTGCAAGCGTAAGTCCATATTAAACGAAAAAAGGCTTTTTAAATGTTCATAAAAgagttttctttataatttcgaATAGCTGGTACCATTGCCTTTTACATTACTTTTTTATTCTCGAAATTCGTATAAATATGGTAAGACAATAAAACTGTCAAAATATCGTTTAATCCTCGAATTCTTCGGtgttaataaaacaatttttatatattatttattttttataatttgaaaaaagtatttaccTGAAGTtccacattaaattttacaaaaaaagttttatttttaataaattatctaAACAAATTACTACAtacttttaactaaaaaaaatttaaccgaCCGTTATTTATTTTCATCGTTAACAGCACTGCCAACAGCTTTATAAGTCAGTCCACATTATCTTGGGAGGTACACTAAATTTCAATTTGCACCATATTATTCAATATGAAATACATTTACCCATTTATTGGTCAAGATTACAGGTAGTCACCATTGTCACGCGTTTCTATTTCAGTAATCGAGTTAAGCAATATTTTAATCACCGCATTAGAAGCGATAAATAAACaaccaaatacatatatttacagccAGAAAGCGCTGAGCAAACATTAGGGGTATTCCGAAACACGACCGAACATGTTAATCTGGTAATTCGTTAGTTGATACTTCGTTAAATCACTTTACTGTGCACATACCTTTTACTCTATCTCAGTAGTGTGGtaaattttgttccaaaacagttgcttcaattttattaaatacttatttttgaaaaatttgtctaaaattaTTTAGTAGCGAgcagcatatatattttttcgcaatGAATCAAATGAACTTTTTAGGCAACGACGCAAAGCAAACAGCTCATTTGATGTCACGAAGTAAAGAAAAAGTTATCAAGCTTGCCAGGCTGGTACTTCGTTACTCGGTAGAACAATAGTCAGTTAATTTTACGAAAACAAAATACTCGTAAAAAACTACCGAATCGACAAAGCGAGTGTGAATACCCCTATTATTTTAgtccaaaattttcgtaaatgtaATTGCTTGATGTAATGAAAAATTTGGTTTATCGATTAACGACAGACATCCTCACTCAATGACTCGAGTGTAAGCGAGAGCTAAAATatccaataaatgaaattaataatgcGGCGAGAGGCGATGAGTTGTTAATAGTAACCCAGTGAAGAATATTGATAATATTTATTGCAGAGGaaataatataattgttttaCGGTTCGAAATTGAAAACAATCAGCAacgcaacaaaaataacaataatttgaaTACTACCGGTAGAATGTGAGTTTATCAAATACTTAATCATTGCTGAAATCAATTTACTAAAATAACTACCATATATGATTAAAAAGATAACTTTGTTACGAGGACttacgattttattttttaacgaatatttgttcttgttttacaaagaaaattttatttatcgattatttaaaaatttaattttctaaacaaCTTACAGGCTTCgtaattatattttctaagcttgaattagttattaaaatttttagttttataagcGAAAATCATCACAATCATTTTACCGGTAGTGTATTACTGTAGTCCGAAGTAAACACCACATTGCTTGGGAACTTACGAAGGTTACTGCTGATTTTACATAAGTAGCTGAATTTAtacttttcacaaaaaatttttttactactgatgaatacaaaattttacaattacCTCTGTAGCTCacttcattgatgtttttcCCGATCGAACATAAGAATGGACCATTCAGAGGAATCTCACTTATCGAATTTAAACGAACAAATGTCGTGATTGACGTCCAAGAATGGTTATTataccaaaaaacaaaagacaTAATTATGctcgattattaaaaaaattagcttCTGTTGAGTAGTACCGAACTTCACATTTATATCTGCATATTAGAAGTTGGTTTTTTtcgaaatcaaataaattttaagctaaATATTATCGGAAGGgtgattttttgatatttacttattaaatcATTTTATATGTTCGCACTAAAATACCGCtgaaaattattgtataaattatatttttttgatccGATTCTAATGGCGCTACGCTTCGTACCATATTGAGTTGATCCATAAGAGCCACTGCTGTCTCTCTAATATTGACAAgtaattttcattgatttttccaaaaatatgttatattaattttgccacgaagtttgtaacatccagaagaacACGTTGgataccttataaaatatatacataaatgatcagcatgatgagctaagatggtttagccatgcccgtcttaatgtccgtctgtttgtatgtatatacgcgaactagattCTGAGAATTTGcggtatcgatctgaaatgaATTTGTCCTTTTCTacaaaagaagctgctcatttctcggaaaggccgatatcagaccactatagcatataactgcagTAAAATttcaccgatcaaaatcaatttcttgtttGGAATCGTTTGTATATATGAAGCGTATTACagctaacattttttcttgttttaactaataaaatattttatttatttcatttatgtaatacatatttttcaaaaatattatatcattaaaatagtattaaattaaaataaaagcaacatcTCTAAATCCCCATAAATATTTGGTTACCCACGTATTTTACCAAAtgaaagagttatatatatgtaaataactatatatatgcTTTTGCAAGTCTATGCGTGTGTGTGGTGCTGCTTTGAACCGGCTTTTTGTCGAGACCAAACTTATGGATGCGTTGAAGTCAGCACCCGCAATCGCCTATCTGGGTCACAGAGCATACTTATACGTATTGGCGCGCTATTTTCGTCATACCATTACTAatttacatgcatatgcacTTGGTTATTTAGCAGCTTTTAGGTTGACAACCTCAGCTGCTTCGTACCCCTATCAACGGCTTGTGTTACGAATAATTTTGGTTTCGTTAGCTTTTGGTTATCTGCTGTCAATGTTGTTTGTGAGTGAATGCACGTACATAAATCTTTCATGtgctacacatatgtatgttatgtgtatatgtgtgtgaatgttgctgttgttgcaatcATTTGCCAAGCAGCTCTCTGATTGCGCGACAATATGCATGATTATTGTTTGCATTGCGTATTGTTATagttgttggttttattgttgttgtcattacgTCGTAGTATTGCTTACATTGTGGAGTTAACGGCGATGCTGGGATCATACACAGTTTTTTGGTAGACGATAAATGTTGTCTTTTACAGACCCAAATTCCCAGGGAGCGGGATGAGCAGACAACAGGTAAAACGACTTGTTCAGCAACAATGGCGTATGATGGCGGCTGCTAATACTCACATGCAAGTAGGTGTGTATGTGGATTTACTTTGTTTTGATACCCAACATATTGACAGCGCTTTACTTTGGTGATTTCAGCTCACTTTTAATACTTTGTTTAAGTTCGCTTCCttgctcttcttcttcttctttttttatgcAAAGTTACCTGAACATTTCGATTACGTCAAATTCGCACACtggtgtacatatacatatattgtttccAATTTTTTCCTGTCTCTTCATTAAAACTCAGCTAGTGCTCCGGCAGTTATTgatgtaacaataaatcgtatAATACtagacataaaaatataatgtatagTCGCCagacattattaaataaaaattgagtcTTTCAGATTATGAATAGTAtcaaattgtaaatataaaaatgaaacttaTCACTATTGCTAAGCTAAAGCACATTACAAAATCATCGATTTTATGGAAAGCGTTTACTAAAAACCATATAACAATCATACACCACCGTGGTagatgttattaaaaataattataataaagaagtctaataaatatatacagtaaattgtatataagttgAGGTAATCAAATCAAAATTCATAAGACTCAAAGTCCGCTACAATACACAGTTGCACTAAAAAATGGTCGAAAGCACCATTatacatttttccaaaaatcttTCAATGTAATCTTAAATCGATTTTATGCAAAACTTCCATGCAAAGTTTTAACTAAAAGGTCAAAACCATTATGCAATTTATAAGAAGCTTTCAATGTAAAAGCTTGAATCGATTTTATGAAAGGCTCCAATGCAAAGGTTGGACtaacaaaatgtatgtatgtatgattttaTGGAAAGTTTTCGctaaaaaaatagttgaaagttTTATTGTGTAATGTTTCAGGAAGCTTTCAATAGAAAAAATTGAATCGATTTTATGGAAAACTGTATTATGACATTTTTCAAGAAGCTTTCGTTGTAAAAGCTTGAATATTTCCCTAAATTTTCAATGTTCTTATACATTTTGGTAACACTCTgaaacatacattttttgttaataaaaatcgtATTTTAGTCGGTTACCGAAATGCTtccacttttttagttttttgatttttcctgTGTCTTTTTTGATAACTCATAAATTGGGTGACAAAACCCCGAAACTGAATCGATATTAATTAAGCATTTCCTATTCTGTAATCACTCGAATACGATTGATCCAGTTTTTTGAAACAAAGGaaacttttattgttttcgAACAGCTCTGAAGCGAATTACTTTTTCCTAAGAGGGTTAAAGTTGTATTAccagatttaaaataaaaatcaatcaaatattttatagctCAGCTTATTTGACCACCTATCCATCCATTTAttgtttatgcatttatttctttttattgccTCTTTTTCCGTTTGCCGTTTTTCAATTACTTCCATGGACCTCTGCCGTAAACTCACAATTACCTCTAACTATGCGCCCACCTACAATTGTTGGCGGTATTAAATTGATGTATAAATGTTAGCACTATTTCAATTTAGCGCAAATTTTCCGCTTAATCCCTTGATTGGTGAATGAGTGCGCTTCACCATTTGATCCGTTAATAATATCATTAAATTCAACGCTTGATTGATTCGTGATTCATCAACTGGCGCGCAACCAATTATCCGGCAACGCTTTTAACTACTTCAAAAGGTGCCTGCGATCAGCTGTCCGAACGCTGTTGGTTAACGGTCATTCAACGACTGCTACTCCGTCGTCGTAGTTGCACTACTTTGTCTGTGATCAGTGATCCGCCGCGATCAGTGCTGCAACGCGAGTTACTAAAGATGTTTGACTGATCTGCGCGCACACTAGACTTAGTCCATAAGCGGCAGAAAATGGCTTGACTTTTGACTTTTACTTACATAAAATTGTTGACTGGCTGCAAAATGGGAGTCAAGCGAAATTTTGCGGAAGTGCCTTATTCGAAGTAATTAGTGAAGTAAAGGAGAAGCACATTAAAAATAAGTGTATAAagtaaatgttaaatattttttgcttataaatagatttatttccatacataaatataattgttttattgtCTTAATAAAATGTACCCTTTCTTTGTATTTACAGGTAAGTCTTCGAATcgcaaatttttggaaattcagCCATCTTCGGTACCTTAACCAACGCGCTACTTAAAGTTCGAACTACGACAAAAAGTATAAATTCTAGCTCTTTCCTCAGTTATTCAACCCAACAAAAAAAGTGTGAATATGTCATAATTTGACAGCGCGTATAACTGTCACACATACAAGTAGGTAGGCGTGTCAAGGTGATCACGCTCGAAACAGTGGAAGTGACGTGATCAACACCCAATGGCTGACACCGTCGCCACACAATGAGCCGCTTTGCCGTCGCGCTGAGCACACCAATGCATCTTAGCTAATTACCGTTATGGACTTATGAAATTTGCTGAAAAGCAAACATTAAATGTCATGCCCACTCTTCACTCATTGTTAGGCTAATGCACTCATCAACACTCATCACAGGAGCTTTAGGCATGTCCAAAGCTTCTCATAATTGAATAAGCTATAAATTTTACGTCAAAAAGGTGCGGTGGTGTATGGTGGGTATAAGGGTAAGTGCATATTATTTACGTGCTTACGACAACGCTTACCACATAGGCCGTCCTGAGTTTGAGACCGTCGCTGATATGCTGGGTGTCTCACAGACAGTTGATTTGGCGTTGCAAACGTTGTTGCAGAAGTTGTGTATGCCAGCACTGGCTTTAAGTATGTAAGCCAtacaaatttgttattcaaCACTTTCACTAAACTTCCCTGAGAAAAATACCAAGTTgcgtatttgaattttttctacttattGTCATTACTAttgtagtatatatttttaaagtaaggTTAGAAGTACAATAGATAGGGAAAGAAATAAAGTTACGGATTTTTACCAATTTCCAAATTGAATTCCTATGTGAATATATTCTGACTACAGCACTGTCTTTTGTCAGCTTCTTATActcattgcatacttttaggcgttttattagtggatttatgcattttaaagctttaaatataagtaattaatttgaaaacaatatGTAAAACGCAAATTGTTCCACTATTATAAATACTAATTCAGTATTTTTTCAATACAGCTATTAATACTAATTTATTCTGAAAGTTTGCAGTTTTAaggttttaaattttcaaatttgaagaAATACCATAACTTTTATTAGTTGATCAATATTTATACTCCTATCGTGGTTACGCTAATAAAATTCTCAGTGTAATTCCAAGCACTTCCTTTTttacaccctgaacagggtatactaagtttaccacgaagtgaAAACACTCAGAAGGCAACGTCGGataccttataaagtatatatgtaaacaaaacatcgcgacaatctccgaaaaaatggTGCAGAtcagaacactatagcatatagctgccatacaagatCTTATACTTATCTTTTCTAATCGATATAACCTGTTAATTTTAGGATgactttttatacttttagtAGAATTTGGAAGATCTTATGCTATTTTCTGCCTTGAGAAAAGTTTTTGTGTGCTGCTCGATTTGAAATTCTTATGCGGTTTTGGAATTGGTTTACTACAAATTAATCCAAAAGGCTGAAACGCAAGCAGTTTTCCTTTAAAAACGTAAACTCTTGTTCATACATTGGGGTACTTATTAAATGTGgtcaaaacataaaattttctaaactttAACCGTTATGTTTATATTGCAATGGTGGAAagtactaaatttaatttcgcACTCGATTGGCTGATTTTAAAGTCGGATTAAAACATGTGACACTCGTAAAATCATTCCGAAATCGAACCACATTATTATTGGCGTGCTGGTTGAAAGTGATCCAGAGGGAAAAACTCTCAGAGCCCAATGGAGAGGGGTGCAAGCTGCGCTGACAAACGTAGCATTGGACGTGCTATTAAGCAATCCGGATCCGCTAACGTCATACATACGGAATGGAATTTCGTTAAGGCTTTCGAGGACCTCGCAGCAGAATCTGGTGTGGAATCTAAAACGGCCACGTTGCAGATCTTCCTGCTATTGACAAGGGCGAACCGCTGGCAAAAAGAGGTTGGGAGATCAACTAAGGATTCACGAAGGGCAAAATCATATTCTAAAAGTCTGATGCCGATGATGTCGACCATCTAACATCGGATAATGAGATGGGTGAAGTTGAGGAACATCTCATGGAGTTTTCGAGTGATGTGGAAAGCAttgagcaaggtgagtgttctttgGGGTCTAAGATTGTAGACATACTCTCAAAATTTTATACTGAGAAAGATCTTTTGAGTGACTCTTAAGAGGATGAAGACCAATAAATTCCTAATTCGTTTTATTCAAATGAATCCTCATCATAGCAAATTAACTTCATTAGCTCTAAATAACCGCGTGGAAACAGAACAGCCTGACTTCGTGAGCTATAAGTTAGGGAGGGAGCATTTGCGGCGTCAATATTTCGGACTTATGTGTTGTACTAGacgtttcaataaaaaaaaatacaaggtGATTGATGAGAGAAATCCGTTCACTTTTATCGGTCTTCATATGATTCATTTGAAACAAAACGCGTTCACACCTTTCATTTCCCCGAATCATCAGTTAAAATACTCCAAATAGTGtttttctcatatttatatCTTATAATGGTATCtttatttgtaaactaaattaataaataaatatacaacttAATAAGTTGTATTTTGTATCTTACGCGCGTAAGTCTTAAAAATATGGACGAACCTAAGTAGGCAGCGATGAATTTACAATGAGGCGATCAAATATTTTACTGATGTAGgcagcttaaaaataatttcacaaatttcaaataaaaataacaaaaataatagctTTTATTTCGAAGCAAACGAATGAAaaagtaaaacttaaaaatGGTAGAAAAATTGACTAGTCACATAGTTTGCGAAAGCATTAATGAAACACTAAATGGAACAACGAAAGTGTTAATTTGTAAAAAGCACGCATGGCTGCATTCATGTTGAGTGCCTTAGCCATACTGCCATGGCGGCCGCGCACCCCAATCCTCCTTTATGAGGTCAGACGCTTTTTCGCCAATCATAATGACCGGCGCATTGGGATTGCCATTCATGATGGTTGGCATGATGCTTGCGTCCGCTACGCGGATACCGGACACGCCATAAACACGCAGGCGGGGGTCTACGACAGCGGTGACATCCCAGCTGGGACCCATTTTGCATGTACCCACTGGATGGTATATGGTGAAGGTGAACTGTTTAATGGCACAACCCCAGTAGGCGTCGGACATGATATCATAGTGGCGACAGCCCGGTAACGGTATGTTGTGTGGTCGTGAACCGAAACGTTGAAAGGCTTGTGTGTTCGAGACATTTATGGCCAATTTAATACCCTCGACAAGCACATCGATGTCTTCCTGGTGAGCAAAGTAGTTGGGTATCAGTTTGGGCTGCTGTAATGGGTTGCGTGAATTGAGGCGCACCCAGCCGGTGCTCTTGGGACGCAGTAGCAGTGGCAAGATAGACCAGGTCTCAGAGTTGTGTAACGGTTTGTAGACGGTGTTGTAGAAACCATCACGTAGATTTAGAATTTTACGTATCTGCTCGCCACCGTCTGAATTTATGGAGCTGGGTAAAAAGTGAAATTGTATGTCTGGCCAGTCAACTGATGGATCTTGGTATTTCGAATTAAGAAAGGCAACACCTTCCACACCGGAGAACGTCATAGGACCGCGCTCGCGCAAAATGTACTCCATAGCGACTGGTATGGTTTGAAAGCGTGAGCGTGTGACCGTGAGTGGCGCATCCACCACAAAGGTTAGGCCACCCAAACCGACGTGATCTTGCAAGTTATCACCCACCGGTAAATCTGATATTACATTGATGCCATGTTCTTGCAGATGATCGGCAGGTCCGATGCCTGATAACATCAGCAGTTGTGGTGAGTTCAAAGCGCCGGCTGACAATATCACCTCACGTCGCGCAAAAACCACGTTTTTTTGCCCTTTCTTTAAGAATTCAACGCCAATGGCGCGCTTATTTTTATCGATGAGCACTTTAGTGGCGTGTGCGTGTAACAGCACATCAAGATTCTTACGTAAACGAACGGGCCTGATAAAGGCCTTGCCGGTGCTGCAACGCGACCCTCTGCGTATAGTGCTCTGTGTCAGCATGAAACCGGTCTGCTGCTGTCCATTTATATCTCGCACCTCATAGCCCATTTCCATGCCGGCTTGCAGAAAGGCGATGGATAGCGGTGTGCGCCAAGGTGACTCTTGTACAGTTAGATAACCGCCAGTTTCGTGATATCCGGTTTTGGCTAGGTAGGGATTACGCACATCTTCcgattttaaaaagtatttaagtaCATTTTTATAGCCCCAACCGGGATTACCGAGTGATTCCCAGTGATTGTAGTCATTTTTGGAACCACGCACATAAACCATAGCATTGAGCACACTGGAACCACCAAGTACTTTGCCACGCGGCCAAAAACAGCGGTCGCCTTTCATCGCTTGACAGTATTGACGCGTAGGTGAAGGTGTTGTCGTATACTTCCAGTCTAAATCGGTGAGCTGTAGATAGCCAGCAAGCGCGGGTACATCTGATATCTCGGTCTCATCACCGCCAGCTTCGAGCAATAGAACCGTCCAGTTACGTACTTCCGACAGGCGATTGGCTATGACTGCTCCAGCAGAACCGCCACCAACA
The sequence above is drawn from the Bactrocera oleae isolate idBacOlea1 chromosome 5, idBacOlea1, whole genome shotgun sequence genome and encodes:
- the LOC106617469 gene encoding glucose dehydrogenase [FAD, quinone]: MAFGTMTSLLGMIPLLAIGMNYYRYQSIDPENRVQEPQMTRRQYDFIVVGGGSAGAVIANRLSEVRNWTVLLLEAGGDETEISDVPALAGYLQLTDLDWKYTTTPSPTRQYCQAMKGDRCFWPRGKVLGGSSVLNAMVYVRGSKNDYNHWESLGNPGWGYKNVLKYFLKSEDVRNPYLAKTGYHETGGYLTVQESPWRTPLSIAFLQAGMEMGYEVRDINGQQQTGFMLTQSTIRRGSRCSTGKAFIRPVRLRKNLDVLLHAHATKVLIDKNKRAIGVEFLKKGQKNVVFARREVILSAGALNSPQLLMLSGIGPADHLQEHGINVISDLPVGDNLQDHVGLGGLTFVVDAPLTVTRSRFQTIPVAMEYILRERGPMTFSGVEGVAFLNSKYQDPSVDWPDIQFHFLPSSINSDGGEQIRKILNLRDGFYNTVYKPLHNSETWSILPLLLRPKSTGWVRLNSRNPLQQPKLIPNYFAHQEDIDVLVEGIKLAINVSNTQAFQRFGSRPHNIPLPGCRHYDIMSDAYWGCAIKQFTFTIYHPVGTCKMGPSWDVTAVVDPRLRVYGVSGIRVADASIMPTIMNGNPNAPVIMIGEKASDLIKEDWGARPPWQYG